From Clavelina lepadiformis chromosome 9, kaClaLepa1.1, whole genome shotgun sequence, the proteins below share one genomic window:
- the LOC143471181 gene encoding 1-acyl-sn-glycerol-3-phosphate acyltransferase gamma-like, whose translation MGLYAAVKAIQRYSITHILLAYIFLTSGLIVNVIQLLTLPLWYLGFKGLYRTCIINLNYLSWCLIPGIAQWWAGIDVYLYVRPDDHKLFGKENMISVMNHSGQLDWVISWVLSDYCKILGNAKCVVKNALKYIPILGWSFWLSEYVFLYRNLEKDRQKFNDAFKNLSTFSQKFWFLLFPEGTRFTPEKHKKSVEFATKNGLKPLNHLLLPRTKGFVLIAKGLRNYVDAFYDATVCFRGGEGTFINMLEGRPCVVDLLINRSPIADVPVDDEKCAQYIYDVYYEKDNLCNHHKKHNTFPIGDVKYPRYKDYVQLKIHKNYLSLCLLVFWSIVCTSLLAYYATSTLLYGSWIQIAIFTGLVLLVIPGAAQWWADADIYIHGRPEDFDMLGKENSIAVLNHRAELDWIVSWVVAEYCNILGNAKCIAKNVLRYIPVIGWAFWFSEYIFLKRKIEEDRKRLNAGFKNLSSFEQPFWILIFCEGTRFTPEKQKTSNEFAVKNGLRPLKHHLVPRTKGFTLITQGLRESVDMLYDATVCFRGDAENLSVRDLLKGKRFTADFLVRRVSLDEVPIADDECGQYVHDMYLEKDDLCEYHMNHDNFPSGVANTKYEKFISKKIPKNYWSLFFLIFWAIVCTVPLAYLTFLTLVFGSWTRTAIFTACVLTVILAYNVMLAATKPRSSYGS comes from the exons ATTGCTCAATGGTGGGCAGGCATCGATGTGTACCTCTACGTGAGACCGGATGACCACAAGTTGTTTGGGAAGGAGAACATGATATCTGTTATGAACCATTCTGGCCAGCTGGATTGGGTCATAAGTTGGGTGCTCTCCGATTATTGCAAGATTCTTGGG AATGCCAAGTGTGTGGTAAAGAATGCACTGAAATATATTCCCATTCTTGGATGGAGTTTTTGGTTGTCTGAATATGTTTTTCTTTATCGCAATCTCGAGAAAGATCGACAAAAGTTTAACGACGCTTTTAAGAATTTGTCAACATTTTCGCAAAAATTTTGG TTTTTGCTCTTTCCCGAGGGAACTCGATTTACTCCtgagaaacacaaaaaaagcGTCGAATTTGCCACGAAAAATGGTTTGAAGCCTCTTAATCATCTTCTGTTGCCGAGAACAAAAGGATTTGTTTTGATCGCAAAAGGGCTGAGGAATTATG TTGATGCATTTTACGACGCAACTGTTTGTTTCCGTGGTGGAGAAGGAACGTTCATCAACATGCTTGAAGGTAGACCGTGTGTTGTTGATTTACTCATCAATCGATCTCCTATAGCTGATGTACCGGTCGACGACGAGAAATGTGCTCAGTATATATATGATGTCTATTACGAGAAg GATAATCTGTGTAATCACCATAAGAAGCATAACACGTTCCCGATTGGAGACGTGAAATATCCCCGATACAAGGATTATGTCCAACTGAAGATTCACAAGAATTATTT GTCATTGTGTTTGCTCGTGTTTTGGAGCATAGTTTGTACATCTCTGCTGGCCTACTATGCTACGTCCACCCTACTGTATGGGTCGTGGATACAAATAGCAATCTTTACTGGTTTGGTTTTGCTGG TAATACCAGGAGCGGCGCAATGGTGGGCTGATGCAGACATTTACATCCACGGACGACCAGAAGATTTTGACATGTTGGGAAAGGAAAACTCTATCGCTGTTCTCAATCACAGAGCAGAACTCGATTGGATCGTTAGTTGGGTTGTCGCTGAATACTGCAACATCCTAGGG AACGCCAAATGCATCGCGAAGAACGTGCTGCGGTACATACCAGTTATTGGATGGGCCTTCTGGTTTTCTGAGTATATCTTTCTTAAGAGAAAAATAGAAGAAGATCGCAAAAGACTCAATGCCGGGTTCAAAAACCTCTCCAGCTTCGAACAGCCTTTCTGG ATTCTCATCTTCTGCGAGGGAACCCGATTCACtccagaaaaacaaaaaaccagCAACGAATTTGCCGTCAAGAACGGATTGCGACCTCTGAAGCATCACCTAGTGCCCAGGACCAAGGGGTTTACTTTGATCACTCAAGGTTTAAGAGAATCCG TGGACATGCTTTATGACGCAACAGTATGTTTTCGTGGCGACGCTGAAAATTTGTCTGTCCGCGATCTGTTGAAAGGGAAACGATTTACCGCCGATTTTCTTGTCCGCCGGGTGTCGCTAGACGAGGTTCCTATTGCTGACGATGAATGCGGCCAGTACGTCCATGACATGTATCTTGAAAAG GATGATTTGTGTGAATATCATATGAATCATGATAACTTTCCTTCTGGGGTCGCGAACACGAAGTATGAGAAGTTTATCAGCAAGAAGATCCCAAAAAATTACTG GTCTTTATTCTTCTTGATATTCTGGGCAATTGTATGCACCGTACCATTGGCCTATTTGACTTTCCTTACCTTGGTGTTCGGTTCGTGGACGCGAACGGCCATTTTCACAGCTTGTGTGTTGACAG TTATTCTCGCCTACAACGTTATGTTGGCAGCTACCAAGCCGCGGTCATCATACGGTTCTTAA
- the LOC143471183 gene encoding 1-acyl-sn-glycerol-3-phosphate acyltransferase delta-like, with product MIGMLKSSILGRFMLAYTFMAAGAIINVIQLLAVPLAWVGFKNQSRNLVRRLTYLHWALIPAISQWWANIDITLHARPDDMTKFGKEKALLVMNHKCQLDWVVIWCLGHYYDVLQNVKAIVKSSLRVVPVIGWAMWFNEFIFVRRNAKTDGGIIIKSLDNFSSFRYDYWLLIFCEGTRFTPDKQKTSNEFAVKNGLRPLKHHLVPRTKGFSLISRGLRDTVPAVYDVTLCFPGNKDPTLSDFVGGRDVKVDLIIRRIPIEEVPEEPEKCSEFLHEIYRDKDQLCEFHQNHQRFPIMGELPAYEGCVKKRLEKNKSALFVIILWMVLLVPPFVALSLFMLFSGTLMQSIVSSLVIVAISLTSKVILKSGSPTSSYGS from the exons ATGATTGGAATGCTAAAAAGCAGTATTCTGGGGCGATTCATGCTCGCATACACGTTTATGGCAGCAGGTGCCATTATCAACGTCATACAGCTGCTGGCCGTTCCGCTTGCCTGGGTTGGATTCAAAAATCAATCAAGGAATTTAGTGAGAAGGCTAACCTATCTGCATTGGGCAC taATTCCGGCAATATCCCAGTGGTGGGCAAACATCGACATCACATTGCATGCCCGGCCAGACGACATGACCAAATTTGGTAAAGAAAAGGCTCTGCTAGTGATGAATCACAAATGTCAACTTGACTGGGTCGTAATTTGGTGCCTGGGACATTATTATGACGTGTTGCAG AACGTGAAAGCAATCGTGAAAAGTTCACTCAGAGTCGTGCCCGTGATTGGGTGGGCGATGTGGTTTAATGAGTTCATTTTTGTGCGACGAAACGCGAAGACAGACGGCGGAATCATCATCAAAAGTTTGGATAATTTCTCGTCTTTTCGCTATGACTATTGG CTTCTCATCTTCTGTGAGGGAACCCGATTCACCCCAGACAAACAAAAAACCAGCAACGAATTTGCCGTCAAGAACGGATTGCGACCTCTGAAGCATCACTTAGTGCCCAGGACCAAGGGGTTTTCCCTTATCAGTAGGGGGCTGAGAGACACAG TACCGGCTGTTTATGACGTGACACTCTGTTTCCCTGGCAACAAGGATCCGACATTGTCTGACTTCGTAGGCGGACGTGACGTCAAGGTCGACCTTATTATAAG ACGCATACCAATCGAAGAAGTGCCGGAGGAGCCTGAAAAATGCTCGGAATTTCTTCACGAAATCTACCGGGACAAG GACCAACTGTGCGAGTTTCATCAGAACCACCAGAGATTTCCTATAATGGGGGAATTACCTGCTTACGAAGGTTGTGTCAAGAAGAGGCTGGAAAAGAACAAAAG CGCGCTCTTTGTCATCATCTTGTGGATGGTTTTATTGGTACCTCCATTCGTCGCTTTGTCGCTGTTTATGCTTTTTAGCGGCACGCTCATGCAGTCTATTGTATCATCACTGGTAATTGTGGCAA TTTCTCTGACGTCAAAAGTAATCTTGAAATCCGGCTCACCTACGTCATCATACGGAAGTTGA
- the LOC143471184 gene encoding four and a half LIM domains protein 2-like, whose protein sequence is MSVKLSRNQEVPSCNKCLVSLMGRQYLVGQNSRKFCVECYEALFCNTCHTCGSIIATGSRDISYKDLHFHDGCFTCAGCSKSLSGERFIHKENQFICERCYENKFSPKCSNCKKPFRPGVKRMEYEGLSYHEKCFCCSSCSDVIGKKSFVKKDDGIFCESCFESRLADKCAKCKKVIKSSGVSYKEETYHSGCFVCGACAKELAGEQFVTHDKTPYCIDCHTSKFAKKCLKCNQPISGIGETKMIAFEDFSWHLGCFKCEKCKMALENKGFVMHEEDTYCEDCAEEL, encoded by the exons ATGAGTGTCAAGTTGAGCCGAAATCAAGAAGTGCCCAGTTGCAATAAATGTCTTGTGTCGCTGATGGGAAGGCAGTATCTAGTGGGACAG AATTCACGTAAATTTTGCGTTGAATGCTACGAAGCATTGTTCTGTAACACTTGCCACACCTGCGGAAGCATCATCGCTACTGGAAGCCGG GACATCTCGTACAAGGATCTTCACTTCCACGATGGATGCTTCACCTGCGCCGGATGCAGTAAATCGCTGTCAGGAGAGAGGTTCATCCACAAGGAGAACCAGTTCATCTGCGAACGCTGCTACGAGAACAAATTCTCTCCCAAATGCTCTAACTGTAAAAAACCTTTCCGGCCAG GGGTGAAGAGAATGGAGTACGAGGGACTGAGCTACCACGAGAAATGTTTCTGCTGCTCCTCCTGCTCTGACGTCATCGGAAAGAAGAGCTTCGTGAAAAAGGATGACGGCATTTTCTGCGAGAGCTGCTTCGAATCGAGACTCGCCGATAAATGCGCCAAGTGCAAGAAG GTCATAAAGTCAAGTGGCGTGTCGTACAAGGAAGAGACCTACCACTCTGGCTGCTTCGTTTGTGGCGCCTGCGCCAAGGAACTGGCAGGCGAGCAGTTCGTGACGCATGACAAGACGCCATACTGCATCGACTGCCACACTTCGAAATTTGCTAAGAAATGCCTCAAATGCAACCAACCAATTTCAG GCATTGGAGAAACGAAGATGATCGCGTTTGAAGACTTCAGCTGGCATCTTGGCTGCTTCAAGTGCGAGAAGTGCAAGATGGCGCTAGAGAACAAGGGCTTCGTAATGCACGAGGAAGACACCTACTGCGAAGATTGCGCCGAAGAACTTTAA